The Primulina eburnea isolate SZY01 chromosome 18, ASM2296580v1, whole genome shotgun sequence genome segment agttgacatgtcagaatatagggtgtgctcagccgtcctactataattagtaggtagcacggagaacgaggtcatcattactcctcatactataaatatcaggttctctCTTTACATTTACATTGGATTCAtcacaccaatatcacagccatcacttggctacattggttttattgcttgagtaccctgctgacttaagcatcggagtggtcacgccggacacccctccggcgcccattcacgagttcctttcattgtgtGCAGGTTACAGCTGAAGCCATATTACGGAGATATATCTCATTGCTCTTATTCCCATCATTATATTGATAGCAGATCCGGTGGAGCTCCCGACCCGGCTCACCCATTTCACCAGGATCGCATCACAAGTAATATgttttttgattgattttgattGAGCATTAGTACATTTGCAACAAAGCTATTACATAATTAACTGTTTATTGTTTCACCAAAAACTATagttcatgtctagtttttttttttgaattcataaaataattataatatagatacatatatgtgcacaattttttttaaaataacgaatttaattgaaaaatctATATATGTGCGTATAATCGTATGCATTGTTCGTTGTTATATTTTTATCAATAATAAATTGATAAATATGTGAATAAACCCTAAAGCGTACCCAAGATTTGTAACGTGAAGATCAACCCGATGGGTTCGGAGAGAaattaaaattagaaattttcgaaaaaaatacGAAATTTTCTCGTTctctcttttttaaaaaaataaataaagataatGAATTGCTATTGCTTTTCTTTTACGTGAATTCAACATTTAATAGGCTTCCTAGACTTGGAAATGTGTGTTGATGAAGCCACGGCAAATACACTAAATGCAAAGGTAGTGTGCCTGCACAATGCACGTTTGTGGGGCTAAGATAAGATACATGACTGACCCTTCAAGCAATTTTTACATAAAGTAAAATTATAGATATTCTTTatattgatttaaaaatatatttttacgaCTATGTTGTTGGGTTCAATAATTGATCACGCTGAGATCAATAAAAATGTGATCGTTTGAGTTTTTATCCAACAACAGATTTAATATTTTGGTAAAACGATAAATAGTCGATCatatgtataatatatatttgtattataTGAATGCAAAATCACATTGGAAATAATATTTGAAGTGAGAGTTTGAAATTTCCTTtccattttatttatatttttttttctaataatGTGGAATGAATTGAATATCCAAGGACATTATTTGttgtaaaattagttcaatatATGTTTCATTCTTTGTGGTTTTGATATTCTATATTGTTAAATTTCAGTCTTATCATGTTATTATTTGTTTTTgtgtgtgataattttaatcttTTTTCTGACGTAACATTGATGTGACATCAATGCAAAACTGAAATGTGTAACATACATCAACACTCCAGATGAAAAAACTAAAATCGTTaaacaataatatttataatttcaaGCCTTaagtttacatattttaaaaattatacataCATGTTAAACTGTATTTTTGCTCatttatgttatatatatatatatatatatatatatatatatatatatatatatatataacataaatGAGCAAAAATACAGTTTAACATGtatgtataatttttaaaatatgtaaacttAAGGCTTGAAATTATAAATCTTCAATGTAGTTTAAcctatataataataataataataataataataataataataataataaataaagcaATCTTGAATTTTTTAATTGGCCACACACCGCGATTCAAGGTGCCAAGGGGCTGTAAATTCAGAGATATTGATACCTCAACCAGTGTCAGCTCTACTTGAAAAATGGGAGACATTGGTAAAATAATGAACAATTAAAACAATAATTATATAAGCATACATAGGTGTTTTAGGACTGTCTGAGTTGGTGGAGATCGCTTCGAGTTTGATAATCGTATCAATATTTTCTCAGATGAGTCTGttatacatgatttatttagtgTTAGTTTATCTGAAAAACGTTGTTTGCATGCTACTGTTTTTGCCCTCGAAGTTAGCCCGGAGGGTTAACTAAAGCACACCCAAACACAGATTCATTATAAGAGATAATATGatgattttttgaaaaaataaaataaaataatggttTCAATTTCGTCCTTTAGCTTTTGTCTGAAGTTGTATTGTAGGTCAAATGAAAAGAATCTTTGTAATATTTACCTCTCCACTGTGCCACAATTTCATTAAAGTCTTGGTTTTCTGACCAGTATATTCCAATTAAATACTGCAATTTCGTCTTTTATATGCAAATTTATCAATATAGTATGGTCAAATCGGAATACCAACAACACACGCGCacacatatacacacacatatatatgtatatatatatatatacagttttGATATCTTGCACACCTATCGTGCACAcctatgtgagcaccgatgagatGTTACTCACccatccgtctcacaaatacgatctgtgaaaccgtctcacacaaatttttgtcttaaaCAAAAGTTTAAACAATATTTTCAGGTGAAcagaatataataattttaatttattttactacaaaaaaaaaaaaaatctaccgATAAAATTATATCACTTAATAAATTTTCTGCTGGGCAAACACCGGCTTTTGCTAGGTTAAACACCGGTCTAATaccattatttttataaaaataaaataaataaaaaatcaaacatAATATATTATACAAATTATAAtactttattatattttataaaacaaattagtgtatttaaatttttactATATACTAAAATTTAACGTATATGCATGCATATACATGTGTTGCTCATAGATACTAGtaatttagggttttttttaaaaataatttaaaaattaaaaattatttcaaaaataatttaaaaaaaaaaagttttgcaAAAGTACCTCAAAACGTGCTTGGGAAGCACGGACGCTGCtcacgtggagcagcgtccgtgcttTCTAAGCACGGAGCCGCGCCACTTGGAGCGTCCGCGCTTAGCAAGCGCGGACGCTCCTACGTGGACTAGCGTCCGCGCTTTGTAAGCGCGGACGCTGGTCCATGTggcatattatatatatatatattttttttatacgtttttttctattttttttctcatccttatatttaaatatctcTTCCTCAACCTTATCACTATCCACGTGGCTCTGCTCAATTCGTCGTCTGAATTCCTTCTTCTTTCCTCCTCTTTTCATTGTCGTTTCATTTTTGCATTTTCAGTTTCTTGTTTACTCTGTGAAAATTTTGTGAGAAGAAATTGAGAAAATCGACAACGTAGTTCCTAATGGCAGCTAATCGAAGTCCAGAAGATCTCAGTGTCCTCTATTTACAAGCAACACATATGTCATCAACAGTTTCTTCGTTAACCGtagatgacattgtcaaagtgAAGAGGTCAGATAATCTGATTTGGAAGTTATTTACTGAGAATTACATACATAATCGTGTACTTGTATACTTAAATCATATGGGTTTTTATGGAGTGTTATTATGTGGTGCCCAAATTTATGATAATCATTTGATTACTGCTCTTGTTGAACGTTGGCGACGTGAGACACACACGTTTCATTTTACATGTGGTGAAGCAACAGTCACGTTACAAGATGTCTCAATAATTTGGGGTCTGACGATTGATGGTGAACCAGTCACAGGAGTAGATGTATCACATAAAGTTGAGGAATGGCAACACATATGTTTGGATATGTTAGGATTTTTGCCGGCTTCAAAACATTTGAAAGGTGGTCATATGTCTATGACTGCACTATACGATCATTGTATGTCTAACCTTGTTACTGATGATAGTTTAGAAGTTGATGTGGTGAAATTTACCCGTTGCATTGCGTTAATGATTATTGGAGGGATAATGTTCCCTGACTATCAAGGAGGGTCTGCTCGACTATTATTTTTGCAACTGCTACGAGATATTGACAATGTGAAGTCGTATAGTTGGGGTAGTGCAGTTTTAGCATTTCTATACCGTGAGTTGTGTAACGCATCACGTATAGAGAAGACTACAATGGCCGGCCCTCTATATATCCTGCAGGTATCATTAATGTGATGTTAGTATAAAACacaatttttttgttatatttgttgaagtattttaattattataagcaGATATGGGCATGGAGCAGGATTAAATGTGTTAACCCCGATCGAGATGGGTTAACTTTAGTTGTACCTCCCGTTGATCCGGATGATATTATTCCAGTTTTTCCATATGGTGCAAGGTAATAATagaaattattgtgataatgTAATACATATCTTGTATATTTGTTGATATGTATTTGTTTTGATTGTTATAATTGCAGGTGGAATGTTGGATTTAGTTACACACATTCGCCAACTCATGCTGTAAGAATTATAAGGGATTCTTTGGATCGTATGAATCATAACGAGGTATTATACGATTTTAATATTTACTAGTGATTAAATgaagaatattttattttcgttAAATGGATATTTGATTtaaatcttttttcttttttacagTTTAATTGGATCGTTTACAAGAAGAATGATCTAGATGTGAAGACGATTATTGATTCGTACGAAAACAAAATATGGCGATGTGTTTGTCCCCTTATATGCTTCGACATCGTCGAGATGCATAGGCCTAATCGGGTGATGCGTCAATTTCGAAGACGTCAATCAATTCCAGTGGCTGCCGTGGACAATGATGATATGCATACTATCACGAGGATAGGACATCGTGGCACCGATTGGAGAGATTATCATAGACATTCGATTGAGTTGTGGAATAATAGGATGAGATATGTTGCTAAAGGGGTGCGACACGGGCGCTCGATGCAAACAGACGAAGACTACTTTCAATGGTATAATCGAATAACTGTGCGCACCATATCACCTGAAGTTACTGTAGTTGGTTTTCAACCTCATCCGTACAATACTTTTGTTGGACAACATAATGTGCAACAAAATTTTAGTACGCCTTCACCTTTTTCACATCAGTCTGCATTGGGCTGGGGAAGTGACATGGTTGGGCAGCAAAGTGGGTTTGCAGGAACCTCTACTATTAATCCATCAATTGAATTGAATGTTGCAGGAACCTCTTCTACTCAACCTGGTATTCTCAGTAATTTAGGATTTCGTAACTTTAGTTCGTTTGGTCAGCCGGATTTTCAGACTCCGTACTGGTCGAACACCCAAAGTTTTACGAATATGCTAAATGTTGGTCCTCATCATCTTGTGCATGACACTCGACCACCGAGGAATGTTATTTCACCAATCACTTTTCCAGGTTACTCGAACGAGGAAATTCCTGAACAGGTACGATTGCGTAGAGGGACGAGAAGACGCAATCCTCCTGATTGTGGGACCGGTAGCCATTTGTATCATTACAATTATGACGATGATTCTTCAACGTAAATGTAACtttgtcatttttattattatatcgtTACCATTGATGCATCACCTAAATTGTATTATATGTACAAATTGTATATTGTTTGCGTAACACATCGTTTCATAAAAAGAGGCATTGCAAATGATTGAAATTACAAAAGTTTAAAGAAGTTGACATTGCAAAACAAACATTAAACGAACGAAAGGGAAAGTTGGCAATTGAAAAGAGGCATCAAGACTCGCTGTCCTCGCCTGACAGCTCAACATCCTCATCCTCATCGTACTGAAAATCATCCTCTACGGGTCGATGTGAAAATGTTGGTGGGTTAGGAAATGGCTCGTCTGAGGCGCTAGTTGCAGGGAAGCGCTGTGCAAGGACACGATTAAAATCATGCACATAATCAAACTGCTCGCGTGTCATCTGCCACTGTCTCCTCATCATGCGCTCTAGGTCATCGAGACGCTGGTCTTTGCTCTGTCCCGTCTCTGCAGGTGCCTGTCCTGCGTGCCGTGCATGTCTTGCGGGTTGTGTCTGTGCTCCACTCCCTGAAGCCTCGCCCGGACCACTCTGAATATGCCTCCGTCTTTTTTCTCCATGTAGCCTCCCATGAACTAAAATATCGCCTTTCTTGTGCAATACTGGCTCACTATCATCCCATATAACCCCAGCTAGGCGGCAGAGCTCTGTGATGGTTGAAGAATGGGGCATGCTAACTGTGGATGTGCCCTGTGCAGCCTGTAGAATCGAATTCATAATCACCCGACCTGCATCAACTTTTTTCCCCGTGACGATGCAATACACCAATGCTGCTTTCTTCTTTGTAACATCAGAAACATGGCCAGATGGCATCATCCGTGCTGCGACGAAATGGTACCAGTTATATGCCTCCCTAATCAAGCATGTCGCAGGAAATGTGACCGGGGCTCGCTGATTA includes the following:
- the LOC140820183 gene encoding serine/threonine-protein phosphatase 7 long form homolog — encoded protein: MAANRSPEDLSVLYLQATHMSSTVSSLTVDDIVKVKRSDNLIWKLFTENYIHNRVLVYLNHMGFYGVLLCGAQIYDNHLITALVERWRRETHTFHFTCGEATVTLQDVSIIWGLTIDGEPVTGVDVSHKVEEWQHICLDMLGFLPASKHLKGGHMSMTALYDHCMSNLVTDDSLEVDVVKFTRCIALMIIGGIMFPDYQGGSARLLFLQLLRDIDNVKSYSWGSAVLAFLYRELCNASRIEKTTMAGPLYILQIWAWSRIKCVNPDRDGLTLVVPPVDPDDIIPVFPYGARWNVGFSYTHSPTHAVRIIRDSLDRMNHNEFNWIVYKKNDLDVKTIIDSYENKIWRCVCPLICFDIVEMHRPNRVMRQFRRRQSIPVAAVDNDDMHTITRIGHRGTDWRDYHRHSIELWNNRMRYVAKGVRHGRSMQTDEDYFQWYNRITVRTISPEVTVVGFQPHPYNTFVGQHNVQQNFSTPSPFSHQSALGWGSDMVGQQSGFAGTSTINPSIELNVAGTSSTQPGILSNLGFRNFSSFGQPDFQTPYWSNTQSFTNMLNVGPHHLVHDTRPPRNVISPITFPGYSNEEIPEQVRLRRGTRRRNPPDCGTGSHLYHYNYDDDSST